The Lodderomyces beijingensis strain CBS 14171 genome assembly, chromosome: 4 nucleotide sequence ATGAGACATACAGcgagaacaacaagagacCGGTCCCCCTCAACGttgagcttttgaaatACAAACCCTTGCGCCACGCCAAGACTCACGGAGACGAGGTTTGCACTTTGACCTTGCGCGGGTATAACGAGCCCGATTTGGAACGCATGGGTGAATTTGCGTTGCGATGTGGCTATTATCTCGGTATACCCATGTCTCATTTGATGAGAGTCAAGACGGAGAACAGATTATATACCGTGATCAAGTCGCCTTTTGCCCAAGCTAAAACCAAACAGAACTTCCATCGCACTACATATAATAAAAAGTTGATTGCTTACGATGCAACTGcggaagttgttgatttgtGGTTGAGTtacttgaacaagtacaagtttGACGATGTTGAAATGAAGGCTACGGTGTCGGTTTACGAGAGCTTGGATTATAACCAGCTGTTGCAACTGcaagagttggagttgcCTGCTGCGTATAACGGGATACTGGATCCCGTAGCGTTGAAAGtgaaggagttgttgggCTCGGAAGAGTTTAGGAAACACTTGTGAGGCAAAAAAGAGGGTGTCTTGTAAATAGAATGGAAATAATTCATTCGTACTTCTTTCGTTTCATCTTTTCATCGTTggattaaaaaaagaagatccAATTCTCTCTAGATTGATCAACCAAGACCACCCATCACCACACCTCTATCCTTTCTAAAtaataaaaagaaaatccaCGAATCATCTCATGTGACTCGCCCCTGAACTTCACCCATAAACATCCCACCCctcctccaactcctcctcAGAATCCTCCTCCTTAGCCCGCTTCACCTCCGCCTCGactttcctcctcctgaTCTCGCCCACTTCCATCACGTCAACCCGACACAAGGGACACGTCAGATTCAAGCTGAGCCAAGGCGAGATGCACTCCAAATCGAATATATGCAGGTTGCCACACGGcaacttcaccaccaaaggATACTTATCCTGATGATAATTGTTGGTGCAGATTGAGCAGGATTCAGACTCAGGTAATGAGCCCACGGGGACGCGTTCTAACGTATCGATAAAGTCCAGCGGCACTCCCGCATTTGGCTTCCTCGTGGTGGGGTCAGATGATATGATGGAGAGGAGCGAGGTGGCTAATTCCGAGTTGTCGAGCGTGCGCAATTGGTTTAGTGCCGCTGCGAGTGTATCTATGGATGGTTCAGATGGGGCATTGTTGGCGTGGGAGTTGTGGATGAATGAGTCGATTATCTCGCTTAGTGTCTCGTGGCTTCGTCCTCTTTCCTGTTGGGTTTGGCGTGGTTCGCTTGAGATATTGTGTTCCTCTGCCGCATGTTAGTAATTtggttttcctttttctgtGTGTTTCATGGGTTTTTCAAGTGACAACTTTACCTTCGTACGTAGACATGGATTTAGTTGGAAGTCGGTTCAGGGATCAGGATTCGTTTCCGCTCTTGGTGTGTTGATTCAACTTCACTTTTCAATATCTTCAATTtgattttattttttttccgggCGGCAAATTTGGAGATATTAGAGATATTGGGATCAGAACCGAGTTTCTCAAAGCTTTTGCTCGTTGATCAGGTGTATATTTTCGGGCATGGCACTAAATCTATATAAAGGTATTGTTACAGTATATCCATATCTaattcttcatcttcatctttatcttttttctccatttcctcttcatcatctCTGTTTTTGCCGTATTCGGATTGCGATTCATCTTGTGAAAATCCCTCATCTTCTTGTAACTCTCTCTGATGACGATGTGAGTAGTGATTAGTAAAATAATCCTGCGGTTTATTATTCAAGAAAAGTGGAGTCATGGGTGGATCTTCGAGCGGAGTTTGCACTGGATTCAACATAGGCGATGAGTCGCCCCCTGAAACAGGCGGTCTATTATTACGAGTTTGAGTTGGTactggttgttgttgttggttatTTCGACTCTTTGTCACTTTAACTTGATACCTGCCACTAGCTATAGTTATTTCTTGATTTGAAAGCCAAAACCTCGACGGTGAACCACCGAGTGAAGTTGGATTCAAATAAGGGGAATTTGGTATGGATCCTGGCGGTGCCTGCGGTGCTTGCAGTGCTACTTGCAGTGCTGATTGTGGTGCagccgcagcagcagctgagGCTGCTTGTAAAGACTGAAAACCAGCAAATTCCACAGCTGCTGTTGTATTGGGATGAGGTAGATGTGACAAGGGTGATGCTAATTTACTATACGTCAGTAGTCTCtgcaagtttgaaaaacccaGAAGCTCAGAGTTTTTTCTTAGTAGTATTGGCTGTGCTACCggctgtggttgtggtggttgctgctgctgctgctgcagcaGTGAAGCATGCATAAGCTTTGGTGATGACAATTCCTGATGGTTTAAAGAAAGTAACGATATGGTCGACGAAGAAGGTATGAGTTTCCCATTTACATCGTTTTTACCCACAGAGCTGGCCAACAACTCCGGCTCCGGGTGATCTTCTCTTCTAGTGAATACGTTTTCcgtgtggtggtggtggtcgtCGTCACTCGAATCTTCCGACGAAGATATCGTCAAATAACCAAGATGAGAATCCAACTTCTCAGGCGGCGGCGGAGGCGTGTTTATCTTGAGGGACATGGCGGAAGGGTTATATAGCGTCGGTTATAAGCATATGTAGTGGTTGCAAGTGCTGGTTAAGGGAGGGCTTGAAGATAtgaaagcaagaaaagaagggaGGGGTCCCTACACTTTTGCTGCAtctatttctttttcccttcGGTATTTGAGATTTCGGTTGGGGTGGTTCgttctctctctatctccATCTTATAGTGCGGGTCACTACACGCTCTCCTCCTCCCGGGCCACAAGCACTACAAGCACTACAAGcaggaattttttttaaaaaaagcTATTTCTGGATCTACTCCTTGCCTCATTCAAGATACTCCTCCTACCTATCCCTTGTATTGCTCAGTTTCGCAACAATTTCACCTACACTGCCTACGTCTTTTCCCTGCTATTATCGTGTGggtgaaaaatgaaaatttttttctgtttcttaTCAAGCAACGTAATCTGACAGATACCCCACGCGCTACCACATTGCATTGTCAGCTGTCACCTGACGCTGTCAATCCCCGAGCACCACCAAACGCCCCCAGTGGCCATATAATAAGGATCTACAGTCACACAAGGTGGTACCTACACTTACAGCGAGTGGGGAATAAGTGCTTGGTACGTTCTAGCTGATTCTATTCTCTTCTCTATTCTTCGCTGTAAAAAATTAACACTGTGTCTTTTCCCCCGCCTCAATACTCATAGTCATCGTCGGGATCAATCTTGAATATCTTGTCAGGGTTCAAGATTCGCTTCGGGTCTAGACTCATTTTAAGCTTTCGCATCATGCCAATGGTATCGGCACCTAGTTCCAGCTCCAAGAATCTTCTCTTTGCGTTGCCGACGCCGTGCTCGCCCGTAGCGGTGCCTTCGTTTGCGAGCCCCAACTCAATCATTTCATTGACCAAGAGCTCCACCTGCGCTCGTTGCTCGTGCTTGTAAAAAATGTCCACGTGGCTGTTGCCATCAGCAGCGTGGGCCAAGATGATCGAGGCAAAAGGTGACTTTTGGATGCGGTCGTTGATCTGGTCCAACACGGATGAGAGACGAGACAACGGCACGGCGATATCAGTCACCCATATGCGCACATCTTCGTCGATCTCGTTCTTGCCCCAGTTGATCATGGCGAAAAATGCATTTTTCCTCGCGGAAAACAactcttcttgctcttgcttaTTCttggcaaagatgaagCTTTGCCCTTGGTTATCCTTAGCACATTGGTTCAACACCTTGATGTTCTCCTCAACGACAACATCGCTGATGCCGCCaatcttgaagaaaatcgtGGGCACTTCTAGCCAGGCATTGGTGGTGTATCCGCTGTAGTTCAAACAATGCATCATGTCCCCATCGAGCAATTCGACGGCGTTGGGCTGCATTCCTGATTTGAACACTTGGGCCACGGCGTTAGTCGCGTGAGCAATCAGGGGAAACTGGACAACCACGGTGGTTTCGCTCTTTGGGATCGGGTATACTTTACATACAGCTTCAGTCACAATCCCCAACGTACCTTCACTTCCCACGAATAAATTCGTTAAATTGTAACCGGCGCTCGACTTGCGCGGCCGTTGCCTGGTTTTCACGACGGTACCATCAGCCAATACCGCAGTGACGGAAATGACATTCGCCGACATGGCCCCGTATCGTGACGCATTGATGCCCGAGGCATTCGTGGCAATCATGCCCGAGATTAAGCCCTGGGGCCCACAATCTGGTCCAAACATCAAACCTCTCGGCTGCAACGCCTGATTGAGGTCCATCCAGTTGACCCCGCTCTGCACGACGACATCCAAGTCATCGTCGTTGATAGCGAGGATCAGGCTCATTTTGCTGGTGTCGATAACCAAGTTTTGTCGCGTTGAGTGGATGTGGCCTTCGAGACTCGAGCCACCGCTGAATGGCAACACCGGTATGCTTTCGCGATGGCatatttgcaaaatctgCGACACTTGAGCAGTCGATTTGGGGTAGATTATATACTGCGGCACTTCGCCAGGTAAGGGTTTATGGGTAGTGAAATCATTGCCCGTGTGATGGTCGATTTCAGGCTTGGTGTTGACGACCTCCAATCCCAATTGAGTAAATTCCGGTATAACGCGAGACAAGTCCCGACAATAACgtggtggttgcaaatCGGAGAGCTTGGTGGTTGAGCTATGTGGGAACAACTCCTCGGGCGGCGCTTGCAAGATTGTGCGCTGGCCGTATTTGTAAGCTATCACCGTGCTCGGTATGACAATCAACGTGGTGGTTGCCAATGTTGCCCCAGCTGCTTTCCATGTAAAAATCCTCCTCCAGGACATGGTATGATAACCTCAAATTGAGCTAATTGGGAAAATCCTCTTGCATTACTGAAAAATTTACAACCGTGTTTTACTTAGCGGGTTTCCCATGCATTGAAAATAGAGAAAAGCCACACAaattcatttttttttattttttgggGGCGGGGGGTGGAGCCGCGGTTGACGGCAGAATTATCATAGAGTCACGTGCTGTTCGGTCTCACGGGACGCATTCCCACTCACCTCACATcacatcaaaaagaaaagtagATCTTCAAAAATCAATGTCAAAATGAGAAAAAGCAAGAGGATGGCACTTCACGAATACTATCTAACATAAGAATTAAACCTAAACTAAACTTTAAACACGATAACAAAACCCTACTTAGATAAAATTTCACCAGTCTCAAGactcttttcaaatctctctctctcagACAAGGAAGGTCTGTTCAACATAGCTTCGAGTGCTGCAGAGTATGGAGCCTTGGTCTTGGCTGGTGggttcaaaatcttgaccaagtcaaAGTAGTTTTCGTAAATGTCACCGTCAAATCTACCAATTGGGGCATTAATCATCATATCAGATTGCTGGAATGCATCGGTCAAGCCAACAACATTTGGACGCACTTCAGCGCACACTTTTGGAATAACTTTGCTAGCCAAGTCGGAGGCACCCTTTGTCGAAAGAACGCCAAAGGCCAAAAAGACACCATTGTACTTGTCCAACACAATGGTGGCACCGTACAAGGTGGCCAAGGTGTACAAAAATGGCTTCTTGTCTGCTTGGTCAAATTCGTCAACTCTTCTAACAAACTCAGACAACAAGTAGTGGTGGGCCTTGAGTTTTGAAATGATAACCAATTCGGCACCAACAAAGTCAAATCCCTTTTCTCTAACAACTTTACCGGATTCGTAACAAGCTCTGATGATGGCAACTTCAATAGCCTTGATAACCTTCTTGACATCTTCAATGTCGGAAGCATCATTCAAGACAACCTTGTCGGCACCTTTACCAGTGTATTCCTTCAACTGGTTCAAGAAATCCGAAGATCCCTTGACAATTTTACCATCGTCTTCAATAGCGATAACGTGTTTAACCAATGGCTTACCGATATTTATTCCCAAAACGTTATTGTCACCTTCCCAAGTACATTGGACAACCCAGTCATTGTAGGCTTTACCAAATCCATTGTAGGCAGAGTAACCGTGGCCACCACAAGCTTGTCTGCACTGGTCGATACCTTCGGCAGCCAACCAGGTACAAGTCGACTTCAATGAACCAGAGTCGATAAACAACGACTTCATAGCGTCAATGGCCTTCATGATTCCGGCATCGTCATTGTCGTCAACGGCATCGTCCAACTCAGCCAAAACTTCTTCGAtattcttttcaatcttcaaGGCACCAGCCGAGACAACGTATGCAGCAGCCAAGTATGGAAATAATCTCTTTTGGTGCAATGGATAGTTCAACAATTGTGTCTCCAAagcttcttcatcgtcagGGTCGACATCGTCGCCTCTAAATTGTCTTCTGCCAATGGCATATCTCAAGGCAATGGTCGAGACTCTAGCCAACATTCTATACGAGTCCGAAACCATCATGACTCTTCCACCCAACAAGGCCGAGTAGGACAATTGCTCCAATGGTGGCAAAATGACTTCACCATTTCtgtcaactttgcaaaatcttTGCAACATAAAGAATCGTGGAATACGCACCGAAGAGTATTGGATCCAGCCGTTATCGATACCATCTCTACCCATCTTGGCCCCAATGTCACCAACAGTGATACCGGGCATAATGTCGTGGTTCGAGTCTCTCAATGGCACAACAAAGGTCTTGACACCATAATCTTCACCGTCAACAATCAATCTAGCATAAGTGGCACAGTGTGTTGCCGAGTGGGCGGCACCGCCAATCCACCACTTGGTAGCACCGATGTGGGGAGTATTGATGATAAATTCGTCATTTTCCCTATCAAAAGTAGCAGTAGTCTCGATGCCGGCAACATTGGAGCCGTGGGCCAACTCAGTCATACCAAAACAGCCATAGATGCCTTTAATCTGGGCAGTCTCCTTGTCCAAGGCCCAGTACTTCAATTGCTCATAAGTACCATTGCCTCGAACACAAGAGATAAACAAACCCAAATTGACACCAATTCTGGTACTAACTGCAGGGTCAAAGACACCAACCAAGGACAATCTTCTGTTGAAGACATCAATCGAGTCTGTTTCCAAGTATCTCGAGATTCGGTTGATCTTTAATGCAGTAAACTCTCTAATCTGCTCCTTGCTCAAGTCATAGTAGGAGCCGTCGGTCCAAAGAACGGGGTCTCTTTCCATCTGCTGGGTCAAAgccttgatcaactctgCTCGCTCTTTAGAGCCCTCCAAGAAATACTGCAACTCCTGGGGGTTGAACTTTTGCTCGGCTCTCTCCTTCTGGATCGAAGTCCTTGGGTCTGGCCCTTGGCTCAAACTAACATTCTTTGCTGTAGACACCATCTTCTAATAATGAATGTGCGAACGTAAGAAatatatgtgtatatgtatGTGTGTAAACTAAGTCAAAAACTCCCTCTTGAACGTGGAAATCGTTATAAATACTGGGGGttaaatcaaaaaaaaaaccaactaAAAGATGAAGATAGTTGACAGAATacagaacaaaaaaaagaagaaagaagaggaatcgaggttgaaaaaaaatcaaaatctgGGGAACTGGCAATTGATTTATATATTGTCGAACAGAAATACCACTACATGCTCTTACAACCAAACACTCCAGCACTACTGTTGCTAGCACTGGTGCTGCTACAGTCACTGGCACTACTAATtaccccccctcctccgCCATGGACGAGCGAAATTTATTCACAGgccaaaggaaaaaaaaaattaaaaaaaaaaaccgacGGAGAAATTTGTGTGTGCGGATGGCGGTGGGTGGAAAGGTGGGGGGGgagcgaaaaagaaaaaaaaaagagtgccACTTTTCGACACCGCGAAGTAATATGTCACACTGTTCTTACCACTTTCTGCACACACGGACACGACCACCGCTTATTGCCTAAGGGAGAGACTCCACGCAGTCtcgctgctgcttctccgcaaaaagaaagaataGAGCTGCTGCCGAATGCCACCAGCTCGCCGTGCTCAGGCCTTGCGTCCGATtattgaaagaaaaaaaaacacctgTTTTGATGGGACAAGAAAGAGGGCAGTGCTAGCGCAAAAGAGAGACAGCGCGTGTGAGAGAgaaatgaagatgaagggAAGCCTCTGGTAGAGTGTTGTGTATAGTATAAGTTGTCTGGGGAGACACACACGTATACCCCTAGTTTGCAAGTCTCACACGCGGACCGAGCAGCCAATCAGGACTGAgaattagaaaaaaaaaaaaaacatgggGAAAAGCGCTGCAACTAGTGCATAAGTGCCCTGTCTGCATGCGCACATAAAGTTTTGCAGGGTAAGTTGGATATGGAGTAGTCGATTCGTTTTACGATTGAAACATCCGAGCAAGACGAGGTATAAAAAAAGGAGGGGAGAGACTGGGGGgtagatgaagacgaggacaAGGGGAGatgattttttcttttttcaactgatTGTATAAGTTTTTAGGGCgcaatttttgcaagaaaaagTAGAGAACAAGAAGGGTATGCAATGACGTAGATAATAGCTGATGACGGCGTGTGTCGCTGGTATGGAAGCTGGAGGCGGCAAGAGGGGGGGTTTAATGGATCAAGTTGGCGCAAGCACGGCAAAGCTTCTCTTGCTGGATCAGAGGCGCTATTGTGCTGCTATTGTGTAGAGTTCAAGATTTGTTGCCGACGCTGCCAATTAACCGAGGCCAGTTGTCGGCGCCGCTGTCTGTCTTATTTTTTgcgcacgtgactcgcAACCGTCTTCTTTTGACATACATGCTCGGTTGTAGAAACTTCCGAGTGTGAGTGAAACAACCACCCCACCCCTCCTTGTTCTAGATTTCCACTGAGCAACaccacttttgcaacttttgccATCAACAGCAAGAGTAGAGGTTTGATCTACAAGGAGAACATCCAGTTTCGTTGCCATCAAGTCCTCCATCGAGTCCCTCCAAATCccgtgtttttttgttacTAGTCAAACTCATATCCAGCGTACCTCGGCATCTGCCCTCGGTTAAAAGGCATGGCCCTCTCAATATTAAAGaccccaacttgaaaaagtgcACGGAGTGGCCTGattcttctctctcttcctcttctccttcttcatcgtctttttcttccactCGCACATACCGTTCCTCCTGAAAGGGATCAAATCCGCAAACAGCTCATTAATGCTATTTATTTTCTTTCCGCCCCTACGGCCTTTTTTCAGCCTACATTATTATAACTTTGGCAAAATTGCGCGTGTAAACTAACCTGTAAGCTTCCACCGCACACTGCACTGGGTTGACCTttccctttcttttcctttccccccccttgGTTTTATTTTCCCCACAATTTTCCAGAGATTATACCACGGAATTTTCATCTACGGAGTTAAATATGGGACCGAAAAAAGCCCTCTCTCTCATCGGTTTATTTTCGGCGTTACGGCTTTCTTCAGTACTGTCGTTTTCATCAGATGATTTATCGATTTTTAATCGTATCTCAGAGTTGGGATTTTGGTTCGTGGCTCATGGTTCAACGATAGCGGTGCTCAGCTTGATCTGGGCTTGTTTTCGGATGTGACGTGACGTGATCAAGAAAGTAATCACCAGATTAGTCTCGTGCAAGGTCACACTCTACCCtttgctttctttcccGCTCGGGAACTAAGCCGGAGCAAAGTAttgttgacttttggcGTCAGCTCCCCCAGCTTCGTCTTCTACTCCTGgccaaagaggaaaagaagaaaagaaatggAAAATTGAAGCTCCGAAAACGTTTCCATCAGCTACCCCCGTCCTGCGCAGCGTGCTTGCGGAGGTAAAGCCCATTCCGAGGCAAGTCCCTATTGTTATACGTTGTTGCGCAATAGCttagaaaagaagaagaaaaaaaaaaaaaggaaaaggaaaatgcaCAGGAAAACCGCTACTGGAAAGATGCAGCCCGTTCGAAAGCCGGCTCCTCAACGTAGGGACGTCGGTTTGCACAGACTTTGGAGtatgctttttttcttttttggattGAATTGTCAGATGTCTAGAGGGTCCTCCCCTGTGGAATTTTGTCAGATGTCTAGAGGGTCCTCGCCTGTGGAATTTTGCACCTCTTCAAGACCGCAGAGCTTTCTCTTACAATGACAAAGGTGAACCTCGAtgaattttgcaacttgctgAAAAGTTCAAAACGATGCCATGCGACTTCCTCTTCACTCTGCTTG carries:
- a CDS encoding mitochondrial 37S ribosomal protein uS10m; protein product: MISTVSTVSRRTFSSQTARVFQKFISPNELIAKTAQQQVEDEAFRNQLLHETTKPYEPRTFSSHETYSENNKRPVPLNVELLKYKPLRHAKTHGDEVCTLTLRGYNEPDLERMGEFALRCGYYLGIPMSHLMRVKTENRLYTVIKSPFAQAKTKQNFHRTTYNKKLIAYDATAEVVDLWLSYLNKYKFDDVEMKATVSVYESLDYNQSLQSQELELPAAYNGISDPVALKVKELLGSEEFRKHL